From Chloroflexota bacterium, one genomic window encodes:
- a CDS encoding LysE family transporter, giving the protein MLLKGLILGFSIAAPVGPIGVLCIRRSLIHGRLAGFLSGLGAATADGLYGMLAAFGLAAALNKLDQDSGWLLGLRIISGLFLGYLAIKTILSRPATEAANAKADNLWAMYASTLFLTLTNPLTILSFATVFAGLGITAYGWDSVWLVVGVTTGSALWWLLLSGSVSLLRERVQAYSVWINRISGLIILGFALAVLLG; this is encoded by the coding sequence ATGTTGCTGAAAGGGCTTATTTTGGGGTTTTCGATTGCCGCACCAGTCGGGCCGATTGGTGTGTTGTGCATTCGACGCAGCTTAATTCATGGACGGTTGGCGGGTTTTTTATCAGGTTTGGGAGCGGCAACTGCCGATGGGTTGTATGGCATGTTGGCGGCGTTTGGTTTGGCGGCAGCCCTCAACAAGCTTGACCAAGATTCGGGCTGGTTGCTGGGATTGCGGATTATTAGCGGCCTATTTCTCGGGTATTTGGCGATCAAGACCATACTGAGTCGTCCGGCGACCGAAGCAGCAAATGCCAAAGCTGATAATTTATGGGCGATGTATGCCTCGACGCTCTTCTTGACCTTGACCAATCCCTTGACGATTTTATCGTTTGCGACGGTCTTTGCTGGTTTGGGAATTACGGCCTATGGCTGGGATAGTGTGTGGTTGGTGGTAGGCGTGACCACGGGTTCGGCTTTATGGTGGTTGCTGTTGAGTGGTAGCGTGAGCTTATTGCGGGAGCGAGTACAAGCCTATAGCGTTTGGATCAATCGAATTTCTGGCTTAATTATTTTAGGCTTTGCGCTTGCAGTCTTGTTGGGATGA
- the radA gene encoding DNA repair protein RadA → MAKQRTIFVCQQCDAQFPRWMGRCTECGSWDSLVEQVIAKSVGTTGGSTRSPIGVSEPLRLPDIQLGDVQRLPVRGSEFARVLGGGIVPGSLVLIGGDPGIGKSTLLLEQSAALAETAGDVLYISAEESQQQIKLRATRLGLSAQRLYILAETSLDTAIATIERMKPVLVIVDSIQTVYSESVTSAAGSVSQVREGALRLQRVAKQHNISIMLVGHVTKEGAIAGPRVLEHIVDVVLYLEGERFHQYRLLRSVKNRFGSTNEVGVFEMNQGGMVEVTNPSQIFLAERSTNSPGSAVAVMLEGTRPLLLEVQALTSHTANAQPRRTANGFDQNRLAMIIAVLSKRVGVPLFNQDIYVNVVGGLKVTEPAIDLAVATAITSSFRNQRVEPNTVLIGEIGLSGELRSVSQLDRRLNEAAKLGFHNAIVPQIDALPQIDAFQVTGIRSLIEAVRAALIGAPRPSPGEPPTAKPTNDHDD, encoded by the coding sequence ATGGCCAAACAACGTACAATTTTCGTCTGCCAACAATGTGATGCGCAGTTTCCCCGTTGGATGGGTCGTTGTACCGAATGTGGTTCGTGGGATAGCTTGGTTGAACAGGTTATCGCAAAATCAGTAGGTACGACAGGCGGTAGTACTCGTTCACCTATAGGAGTGAGCGAGCCATTGCGCTTGCCCGATATTCAACTTGGCGATGTTCAACGCTTGCCAGTTCGTGGCAGCGAATTTGCTCGCGTGCTTGGTGGCGGAATTGTGCCAGGCTCGTTGGTGCTGATTGGCGGCGATCCTGGGATTGGTAAATCGACGCTCTTGCTCGAACAAAGTGCTGCTTTGGCGGAAACTGCTGGCGATGTGTTGTATATCTCAGCGGAAGAATCGCAGCAGCAGATTAAGCTCCGCGCCACCCGTTTGGGCTTATCGGCGCAGCGTTTATATATTTTGGCCGAAACCAGCCTTGATACGGCGATTGCGACGATTGAACGCATGAAGCCAGTTTTGGTGATCGTCGATTCAATTCAGACCGTGTATAGTGAGAGTGTGACCTCGGCGGCAGGCAGCGTTTCGCAGGTGCGCGAGGGGGCGTTGCGGCTGCAACGGGTCGCGAAACAACACAATATCTCAATTATGCTGGTTGGCCATGTGACCAAAGAAGGCGCGATTGCTGGGCCACGGGTGCTTGAGCATATTGTTGATGTGGTGTTGTACCTTGAGGGCGAACGGTTTCATCAATATCGCTTGTTGCGCAGCGTCAAAAATCGCTTTGGCTCAACCAATGAAGTTGGGGTTTTCGAGATGAATCAAGGTGGGATGGTCGAAGTGACCAATCCATCGCAGATTTTCTTGGCCGAGCGTAGCACCAATTCGCCTGGCTCAGCGGTAGCCGTGATGCTAGAAGGCACACGTCCTTTGCTATTGGAAGTGCAAGCCCTGACTAGCCATACTGCCAATGCTCAACCACGCCGAACCGCTAATGGCTTTGATCAAAACCGCTTGGCGATGATCATTGCAGTGCTCTCAAAACGGGTTGGTGTGCCATTGTTCAATCAGGATATTTATGTTAATGTGGTAGGCGGTTTGAAAGTGACCGAGCCAGCGATCGATTTAGCGGTGGCCACGGCAATTACTTCATCATTTCGTAACCAGCGAGTTGAACCAAATACCGTTTTAATTGGCGAAATTGGGCTTTCGGGCGAGTTACGTTCGGTAAGCCAGCTTGATCGGCGTTTGAACGAAGCCGCCAAGTTGGGTTTCCATAACGCAATTGTGCCGCAGATCGATGCCTTACCGCAGATCGATGCGTTTCAGGTTACTGGCATTCGTTCATTGATTGAAGCAGTGCGAGCTGCTTTAATTGGTGCGCCGCGACCATCACCTGGTGAGCCGCCAACGGCCAAGCCAACAAACGACCATGATGATTAA
- the lipA gene encoding lipoyl synthase translates to MPSTPHRQRKPEWLRKPVLSPELRNVRQLLRDLNLNTVCEEASCPNIAECFGHGTATFMIGGDRCTRRCHYCDVTTGKPFPLDPREPSNVAEAAARLGLKYVVVTAVARDDVKDGGARHFARTISAIRQRLPEAEVEVLIPDFKGEAEALKTVLDAEPHVLNHNIETVRSVFKSVRPQGDYDRSLELLARSREFAPQITTKSGFMVGLGETTDEIYQTMDDLKQVGVELVTIGQYLQPSLNHVAVSEYIPPERYGLYRDHGQQLGFRATFAGPFIRSSFHAGELQHHQPSSDVASPVQEWIALEPR, encoded by the coding sequence ATGCCATCAACACCGCATCGTCAGCGTAAACCAGAGTGGTTACGCAAACCCGTGCTTTCACCAGAGTTGCGTAATGTCCGTCAATTACTGCGTGATCTAAATCTGAATACTGTGTGTGAAGAAGCATCGTGCCCCAACATTGCCGAATGCTTTGGCCATGGCACTGCTACATTTATGATCGGCGGCGATCGTTGTACCCGGCGTTGCCATTATTGCGATGTCACGACTGGCAAGCCTTTCCCGCTTGACCCACGCGAGCCAAGCAATGTGGCGGAAGCCGCTGCTCGCTTGGGCTTAAAGTATGTGGTAGTTACGGCGGTGGCTCGCGATGATGTCAAGGATGGCGGCGCTCGCCACTTTGCCCGCACCATCAGCGCAATTCGGCAACGTTTACCCGAGGCCGAAGTTGAGGTCTTGATTCCCGATTTCAAAGGCGAGGCCGAAGCGCTCAAAACGGTATTGGATGCCGAACCACATGTGCTCAATCACAATATCGAAACTGTTCGTAGCGTGTTTAAGAGTGTGCGGCCCCAAGGCGATTATGATCGCTCGCTCGAATTATTAGCTCGTAGTCGTGAGTTTGCCCCGCAGATCACAACCAAATCGGGGTTTATGGTGGGTTTAGGCGAAACAACCGACGAAATCTACCAAACCATGGATGATCTCAAGCAGGTTGGGGTTGAACTGGTCACGATTGGTCAATATTTACAACCATCACTGAACCATGTAGCAGTGAGCGAATATATTCCACCCGAGCGTTATGGCTTGTATCGCGACCATGGCCAGCAATTGGGCTTTCGAGCGACCTTTGCTGGACCATTTATTCGATCATCATTCCACGCTGGGGAGTTACAGCACCATCAACCAAGCAGCGACGTGGCTAGCCCAGTGCAAGAATGGATCGCACTCGAACCACGTTAG
- the rsmG gene encoding 16S rRNA (guanine(527)-N(7))-methyltransferase RsmG: MIDRELLQTTLAEWQLTLSTSQIDRLEHYVALLTQWSERMNLVAPSTLPEATRRHLLDSLSLATTCEQAPASLADIGSGAGLPGIPLAILWPETEVLLIESIGKKAEFLRHVAQELQLERVLVEVERAEVVGRERRWREHFALVTARAVANLATLAEYCLPLCQVGGMWLAPKGFEIEPEVQDAEQAITILGGQLRAVYNVTIPAEPVRSLVVVDKVASTPLTYPRTVGTPSKKPL; this comes from the coding sequence ATGATCGATCGTGAACTATTACAAACCACCTTGGCTGAGTGGCAACTAACCCTTAGCACCAGCCAAATCGACCGCTTGGAGCACTACGTGGCGTTGCTGACGCAATGGAGTGAGCGCATGAATTTGGTTGCGCCCTCGACCTTGCCCGAAGCAACCCGCCGCCACCTGTTAGATTCGCTTTCGCTAGCGACGACCTGCGAGCAAGCTCCCGCCAGTTTGGCCGATATTGGCTCAGGTGCGGGCTTGCCAGGTATTCCTTTAGCGATTTTATGGCCCGAAACCGAAGTTTTGCTGATCGAATCGATTGGCAAGAAGGCCGAATTTTTGCGCCATGTGGCCCAAGAATTACAGCTTGAGCGGGTCTTGGTTGAGGTCGAACGGGCTGAGGTTGTGGGCCGCGAACGGCGCTGGCGTGAACATTTTGCGCTGGTTACCGCTCGGGCTGTTGCCAATTTGGCAACCCTCGCCGAGTATTGTTTACCCTTGTGCCAAGTTGGTGGCATGTGGCTTGCACCCAAAGGTTTTGAAATTGAGCCAGAAGTGCAAGATGCTGAGCAGGCCATAACCATTCTTGGAGGTCAATTACGGGCGGTCTATAACGTCACCATTCCAGCTGAACCTGTCCGTTCACTTGTTGTCGTAGACAAAGTAGCTTCAACCCCATTGACCTATCCACGCACGGTTGGCACACCATCCAAAAAGCCTTTGTAA
- a CDS encoding PspA/IM30 family protein: MSLLSRVRDLVSANLNAMLDKAEDPEKMVNEYMRQLQEQLYEAKTAVASAMADETKLHNKMVTFQTEADQWQSKAEAAVRASDDELAKAALGRKANAQKMADTYRQQYEQQDEQVEQLQKALVSLESRLSEAKAKKELIIAKKNRAETQEAIQRTVQGLGNLNAMDKLSQMEERVDDRLAQADAMSKLEGGSLEARFADLERDTAVEDELAALKAKMGKQ; encoded by the coding sequence ATGTCGTTGTTGAGCCGTGTTCGCGACCTGGTTAGCGCTAATCTCAATGCGATGTTGGATAAGGCCGAAGACCCTGAAAAAATGGTCAACGAGTACATGCGGCAATTGCAAGAACAACTGTACGAAGCCAAAACCGCTGTTGCATCCGCCATGGCCGATGAAACCAAATTGCACAACAAAATGGTGACATTCCAAACCGAAGCTGATCAATGGCAATCCAAGGCTGAAGCTGCGGTTCGCGCAAGTGACGATGAATTGGCCAAAGCTGCCTTAGGCCGCAAAGCCAATGCTCAAAAAATGGCTGATACCTATCGCCAACAATACGAACAACAAGACGAACAAGTTGAGCAGCTGCAAAAAGCCTTGGTCAGTCTTGAATCACGCTTGTCGGAAGCCAAAGCCAAGAAAGAATTGATTATCGCTAAGAAGAATCGCGCCGAAACCCAAGAAGCGATTCAACGCACGGTTCAAGGCTTGGGCAACCTCAATGCGATGGATAAATTATCCCAAATGGAAGAACGGGTCGATGATCGCTTGGCTCAAGCCGATGCTATGTCGAAGCTTGAAGGTGGTTCGCTCGAAGCTCGCTTTGCTGACCTCGAACGCGATACCGCTGTCGAAGATGAATTGGCCGCTCTGAAAGCAAAAATGGGTAAACAATAG